In Parasegetibacter sp. NRK P23, a single genomic region encodes these proteins:
- the mtgA gene encoding monofunctional biosynthetic peptidoglycan transglycosylase — MKLKGIVPRTWRLIKKIFIFLFFFQLFYILLLRWVDPPFTITQMGSMVHGWFNGYGFKRDYVDMEAISFHARLAVIASEDQLFVDHGGFDWKSIEKAMEYNKKKPNRTRGASTISQQVAKNVFLWQGRSWLRKGLEVYFTKMIEWIWGKRRILEVYLNVIEMGKGVYGIEAAAQAYFSKPASALTAREAAMIAACLPNPVKFTVKPASARVKSRTPFILRQMNNLKNDTDILKVIQ, encoded by the coding sequence ATGAAATTAAAGGGCATTGTTCCACGTACCTGGAGGCTGATCAAAAAGATATTCATCTTCCTTTTCTTCTTTCAGCTATTCTATATACTCCTGCTTAGATGGGTGGATCCCCCTTTTACCATCACACAAATGGGCAGCATGGTACATGGTTGGTTCAACGGCTACGGATTTAAAAGAGATTATGTGGATATGGAAGCCATTTCATTTCATGCCCGCCTGGCGGTGATTGCCTCGGAGGACCAGCTTTTCGTGGACCACGGCGGCTTCGACTGGAAAAGCATTGAAAAGGCGATGGAATACAATAAAAAGAAGCCGAACCGGACCCGCGGCGCCAGCACCATCAGCCAGCAGGTAGCCAAGAATGTGTTCTTATGGCAGGGCAGAAGCTGGCTCAGGAAAGGACTGGAAGTGTATTTCACGAAAATGATCGAATGGATCTGGGGCAAACGCCGCATTCTTGAAGTGTACCTTAATGTAATTGAGATGGGTAAAGGTGTTTACGGTATTGAAGCGGCGGCGCAGGCTTATTTCTCCAAACCCGCATCCGCTTTAACGGCCCGGGAAGCCGCCATGATCGCGGCCTGCCTCCCCAACCCGGTAAAGTTCACGGTGAAACCGGCTTCCGCCCGGGTAAAATCGCGCACGCCCTTCATACTCCGGCAGATGAATAACCTCAAGAACGATACCGATATTTTAAAAGTGATCCAGTA
- a CDS encoding LysE family translocator has translation MFEALVKGLALGSVLAISVGPVIFTILKQSINNGKEGGLSFVGGVWLSDVLLIVLCNAFSEMVQHLLYYQQAIGYTGSIFLVGMGVFYAFFKKIKLRSDPATLKAFNKSDFAKIFSSGFLLNTLNPGVFLFWLTSATTLSVSHSVQERMLIFAACMGLNMGADILKVFLAGKIRHRLNLATISLINKISGSLLIIFGLLLFWGTYYALTKN, from the coding sequence ATGTTTGAAGCATTGGTTAAAGGACTTGCCCTTGGTTCGGTGCTGGCCATATCTGTTGGTCCGGTCATCTTTACCATACTCAAACAAAGCATCAACAACGGGAAAGAAGGCGGGCTGAGTTTCGTGGGTGGCGTATGGTTGAGTGATGTTTTGCTGATCGTACTCTGCAACGCGTTCTCGGAAATGGTGCAACATCTCCTGTATTATCAGCAGGCCATAGGTTATACGGGCAGTATTTTCCTCGTGGGTATGGGCGTTTTTTACGCGTTCTTCAAAAAAATAAAACTCCGGAGCGATCCGGCTACCTTAAAAGCTTTCAACAAATCTGATTTCGCGAAGATATTCAGCAGTGGCTTTCTCCTTAATACACTTAATCCCGGGGTATTCCTGTTTTGGCTCACCAGCGCCACCACTTTATCCGTGAGCCATTCCGTCCAGGAAAGGATGCTCATTTTCGCGGCCTGTATGGGCCTGAATATGGGTGCGGATATACTCAAAGTTTTTCTCGCTGGAAAAATCAGGCACCGTCTCAACCTCGCTACCATTTCGCTCATCAATAAAATATCGGGAAGCCTGCTCATCATTTTCGGACTGCTATTATTCTGGGGAACTTATTACGCATTAACAAAAAATTAG